The Epinephelus fuscoguttatus linkage group LG7, E.fuscoguttatus.final_Chr_v1 DNA window CTGCTTGGCGGTGGTGTGCAGAAACTCCAGATTCCACTCCTTCCCTTTCCCTTTCAATTTTATCTCGCAAACTCAGAAAAACCAACAGAACAAACCCCCCCCCCGGAAGATGCATCGAAGAGCCGTGCACAGTCTAATCTCCTTTACACACCACAACTGGCCCAAAAGTTTCCAAAAGAGACGAGCTGTagcatgaaaaatgtcatcttAACTTCTGCAACTATAGCAAAACAATTTCACAGTAACATATCTGATAATCCAAAATGACCAAGGAGCCACAGTTGATAGAAGAGCCTTAGCAACAGCCCCCACGACCAATCACAGAGTGGCTGGTGAGCGAGCAGCTTAACTATGGACACGACAATTCCATAACACAGTTATATCTAGAAATACTTCACCCAGTCATGCAAGGATAATAGTCCACCAGGGTGAATGAGGACATACAACCATGGCCTGTTGCCCTGGAAACAGTATCCCGTCCTTTTTATATATCTGAGTTACTACGTGTCTAGTCTACAACCTTCAAAAGGCATAACAGGACAGGGTGGAGCTATTATTAGGCACATGCTGACACAGCACAAGTTAAGTGATTTACAGAGACAGGAACCTAATGTGACAAGAGTGATACATCTCCAGTCTGCTCCTTAAAGTTGCAGGAAGGAAACTGAGATAGACTCATTTGCAGACCTTCAATATCACATCTTTGAAGGCAAAAACTAATACCATGCACGTATTAATACATTAGCATTTCTATCAATCTGGTAGCTGTGAGACTGGCATCCACTGCCACATGTAATGGAAACCGGTTGACCAGTGCAGTCCAGACGGTTCCAAACTGTAGTCACACATCAATCTTTGTACTAtagcacacagacaaacacaagcaAATCCTTTGAACCCACTGCCAGACCACATTAGCATGCAACCCAATCAGCAGagtaaatgctggcattgtatgtttctgcaaacaataGATATGCAATGTTTTGTTAAACGTGAAACTTAACATTctacaacactgtggttaacgtggttatttttaagcacaaaaatcacatggttatggttaggaaaagatcatgttctggcttaaaatacccacaaAACTGAGGCTGGAAAGGCTGCATTGCATCACTTAAAAACACCAAGGTTTAATGCCATGATGTGCTGCCAAAAGATACCCAGTTTAGGCTCATATTTGATGATGTATCACtaaaaacactgctggaaacatTGCAATGTCTCACTAATTAAcaacctttgtgtgtgtggtggtctGCAGTGGTCCGCAGCCTGGCAGCCTTCTGGCCTAAATGTCACGCCATCCATTATCCCCCATCCACTCCCCACCATCCCCGCCTGCCCTTCCATCTCTGGATGACAAGGTTAGCTCATGTACATGTAATCAAAACTACATCTCTTCAGAGACACTGATATGATAAGTATGTAACATACAAGGGTAATGCATCCTTGGTTTGCGGatgtacaatgtcaacattttcctctggcgatTGGGCTGAGCATGAAGACAAATAGTCTTTGCCACCTACCTTGCTGTGTGGAGCGGTAGGATCCCATAGGTCTCTGAGACATCATATTGTTTCCTTGACTGCCctgacccatcatgcccatggCCTGCTGTCCCTGATAGTGTTGGCCCCCAGCCTGGGCTGAGGAGTAGTGTGGAGTGGCAGACTGCTGATGCATCATGGAGACTGGGAGGGAGGTGTGATTATGGGGGCGAGAAATCTCATACATTAATATACACAGGCACACTCATACCAGAATGAGCAATCAACAGCATACACAGCATTCTCAGAGCTGAGACTGGCAGGAATGTGCATAATTAAACTGACAAATATAGAAGGAGGTTCATTGCAAGCCAAAAGGGGGTCCATAGCAGTCAGGGGGTCTCTTAAAGAAAAACTCTTTAAAGAGGTGCTTTCAAGTATAAGTGCAAGTCAGTGAAGTCAGTGCATAAACAGAGATATCCACACAGACATCAAGGGAGAGGAGGGCTGCATCTCAGGGTCAGGAGTCAGAGATTAGGAGAGGTAAAGCTTGGAGCAGGAGGAAGAAGGGAGGAGGCAGGAAACCTCTTTGATGAACTGAATGTGTTTGGTTATTTTGATGGTTACACTGCAGATATGCACATAAGCAAATGCCTTTAGCACGATCAAGGGGCCGTTAGTCATTAATACATTCAGAGGTATTTCAGAAATCACCCAGCAGTTTTATCATATGATTGCtgcattattttcatcattccCTTCCTTAACAGTTTGAAACCTGAAGCAACATTCCTTCTCTTGTGCTGCTCTTAGACgcctttggaaaaaaaaaaatatttaaacctttgaaccctgagcaaatttGTGCAatttctttataaaataaaaaataaaaaaacagggaaaaaaggcaatgagcaatgtGGTAAGGAATGTTCCACAAATTACGAAAAattaatagattaaaaaaatattttaagagagctagggaaaaaaagaaaaaagcttggGAAAACCAATATTattggttattattattattgttatttaaaattaagttacagaattattataatttttaagcatattttccaggtcattttcttgatagtttgtttgtttttaactttcttttcttttatcctttttttaaactagttttcttgattttaattttctctttttactaatttcttgcaaatTTTATGGctcatttcttttgttgcttaTTGCCTTCTTCTAATGTTTTTGACAGAAaccaagccaatttgctcaggtttcaaagggttaagtgCCAAATTTTGCATCATTCCtaaatcacaaaataaaaataaatcttgcACCTTAAAGGGTTATGATAATGAAGCCTTAAGTGTTTTGTCGTGTCCAGATCACAAGCCTGAAGGTGTTCCTTCCcacaaaaaaagaccaaaagtcCTGATGAATAGGCTACTCTATACCTGGCTCACCTTGGTTGGACTGCATGTTGAGGTTGCtgcgggaggaggaggaggaagaggaggatgaggatgtggaggaagaagaggaagaggagccaTAGCCAGGCCCAGGGCCCTGGATCATGCTGCCCTGGGAGGAGGGCGCAGCGTGGCTGTAGCCGGAGGCTGAGCTACCGTAGCTGCTGGCTGGCAGGCTGAGGGATGCGGAGGGAATAGCCGACTGCACCTGACCAGACTGCTGCTGCATGGGGGCATGGCTGGGGCCTGacgacacacacgcacagtcaGAGCAGCCAGCACACGTTCGCATGTGGTGCCATATCATGTTAAACATGGGCCCACATTCAGTTCATCTTTACAGGAAGCTTGCGTGGTTGTACAAGGATTTAGTGATGAGTGTTAgtgatgtgtgtgaaacagaaagaaggaaaaatatCTGCAATCAAATCTGACTATCAGACCATCAGCTGAGCATAACATCATCAGATACTTGCAGGAAATAAAGACAAGAGACActgtgacagacaggaagtggtaTTGTCTCTGCAGACAAACATGCAGCAAATTCGGGATCAGACGAGCACACAAGACAGGGGACGGACAACAAGATGGAGCTGTATGTGTGCACACCAAGTCTGGGTTTGTGTGGAAAATGATGATCATGGAGGGTAAGGGAATATGTAAAATCTCACCATTGCTCATTTGGCTCTGCATCATTGATGTCGGGGGCAGTCCTGGTGCCATGTTGTCATTGAGGTTGCTTGGAGCATGTCCCCCACTCTGGCCCATCCCTGCAGGACCCATGGACATGTTGGGAGTGGGGGGctaggaaagaaaaaacagttgATCAATTAAAACAGTTATTTAAAGACTTTGTGTCCTAATTGCCATTTGTTATGTCCTCATTCATCTattttatccatccattttcatccacttatccggggctgggtcgcgggggcagcaggccaagcaaagtacCCTCTCCCcaaccccaaggtgttcccacgccagatgagatatgtaatccctccagcatgttctgggtctgcccagggcctcctaccagtgggacgtgatTGGAACACCTCTAGCGgaaggcgcccaggaggcatcccgatcagatgcccaaaccaacTGACCACTTTTGACGCAAAGgaacagcagctctactcctCCGGATgcccaagctcctcaccctatctctaaggctgagcccagccacccttctgaggaaacacatttcggctgcttgtatccgcaatctcattctttcgatcactacccagagctcatgaccataggtgagggttgggatgtagatggatcagtaaatcgaaagcttcgccttctggctcagctccctattcaccacgatggtccgccgatccatctcatgctccactCTACCCtgactcgtgaacaagaccctgagatacttgagcCCCTTTGCCGCCTCATCTATTTTATACCATCTCCTAAATGGCAATGTTTTTTGTATGTTCTCTAGATTCATCAATAGACATGACAAGTGGATGTTTAGTCTACCGAAATACtatgttgtcaaaatgaaaagaagATGAGGGATGACAGGATCATAATGAAAACGATGTTACTTGTTCCTGGAACCTCATGAGGGACTCACAGCAGGTAGTAGCGACTGCATGTTCTGATTCGAATCAGCTATCGTGGCCAAGTAAACAAGATTTCTGTGCAGGATCTGCTGATACCTGTCagaaagagaaatgaaaaacagCTTTATGAACTCATGTTTACCTGAATATGACATGGCACCAGGAATTTATtgggaataaataaaaaacaactcacTGTGTGCATTCAGCTGTCTTGCCTTTGCTTTGGTAATCCATTATACACTGTATTAAGTGATGATTTTCATCCAGCATCTTTGGGAGACAACAACATCAGTTCATCAGTCACAGTGCATGGAAcattatacactaaaaaaatGCCCTATTAAGACATTGCAGAGATGTCCTGGATTCTCAGAACTTCAACCAGCCTATGAACATTATTTCTGGGTCAGCTTTTTTTCACTAATGGAGCCAAAGGAAGCAGCAGCCTCTCTCAGTCTTTATTTAGGACATGGTTTCAAAGTCCCTGTCTTAAAGATGCATTCTTATCACAAAGAGCCGGATAAACGGTTCAGTCAAGGATAAAAGCAGCAGTCTGAGGAGGGTTGTCCTGTGTTGATCAGtttccctccatccatcaccATGCCTTTCTCAGCTCAGGTATGTTTTTGCAACAAAGCGACTGTCCATAATAAATTAAACCTAATGGGACTGTCTGACAATTAACTATAAAACCAGTTCAGGTGCTGTGCTTTAATTTTCTTTCACCCAGGTCAGAAAATATGCAGTGCGCTTCCGTAGGTGTCTGTTTCACTACAATAAAAACATCCATCATTCAGCAGGACAGAGCAGCGACAGTAAcagcatctcacacacacacacacacacacacacacacacacacacacacacacacacacacacacacacacatatatccaTCTCCAGCCTACAAAGCGGTCGCCTCATCACCGTCTTGGCTTTGTTTGCTTCACACATTCAGCTGACTCTAACGTTACCGTAACGTGCCTACCAGTTGCCATTTCTTGTGATATACACCACGGGCTACTTTCCCTGCACTGGCGGCGGACCGCACACTCCCATCCAGACTAGAATATTTAATCTCAAGCGCCGCGATGCATCAACATTGTTACCTTTTGAATGGTTTGCTGTGTCACCTCCCCTTTACTCCTGGGGCGCGCCGATGAAAACGCCACcgacattttgtcatatgggAAATAAAAGCGCTTCTTTTATTCTAATATTTATTATCTTGAGCGTAGCCCTCTATTTGGTTACATAGTTTGTCCATTACCAGGAAATGGGGGGATTGATGCCAACATCTTTATGCCACCAAGGAAGGAGAAGAATAAAACGCTGGATTTGTGTGGAAGCaattaaacataacattttgcTGAGCGCTATTTAAGGTGCGCATGTAAATAATGACACAGATAATAAGCTGTTACGTGATAGGGGAAAATCCCTCTCCCTCAGTTTTTGGTACAACCCGGACAGTGAGTAGCCTACCACTTTCCCTCACTGTAGACGGGGGATCCTTTGATTCATGAAAGCCAATCAGTCCACATTGTAACGCGCCGCTCGGTGCGCAAAAGCGCCGCCGAGCAATTGAGGAGAGTGGCTGCAAAAGTTGTTTTTAACACCTGCGGAAAAATGTGAATGCCACATCATGATACCACAGACTCAGGTTCATATATCTTACAATATCATCATGCACCTAACGAGTGTTTTTTATCCTAGGTTCCTGTAAGTCAAGGACGCCTATACCTGCACAGCGCTCATAAAGAATATCTTGGCAGTGCCGGACCTACCACATTCGGCGCCCAAGGCACCCTGACCCCCCAATGTGttagtgttattattattattattattattattattattattattattattattataatggtTACTAGTATCCATGAAAAAACTGTATCACAGAACATCTGATGATGGGGTGCACATTCAAACACAGGATCCAGGGGGCCGTTTCATCATTTTATAGCAGATAGTTGAGCAGTTCAGTGGTGGTTGtcggatgatttttttttgtaacaatgAATATCAAAAGGAAATGTTACAGCTCTGCATAATGTTAAACAATATTAATattgaaaataatattaataaaatatggtgttactcttttttttcttcttttaacaacagtttAAACCTAGGAATATTAGagcaataacaaaaacaatctgttaaatttaaataaaacatacaggattaccaaattaaaacattataaaagtGAAAAGTAATGAGTCCATATGCACTCACATCAGTCCTCTTTTTCTTCTACCTGGCATGTTTGGAGGGGAAAAGGAGAGTCACAGGCCTGAAGGCTGGAGTTTCATAATCTTGGGTGGAGTGGTCTAGTCAGGAGTGCAGGTGATGCAGGTGAGGTGGAGACGTGATTTATCCTTAGTATTGTCTTTTAGATTTATTGTAGTAATTATTAGACTTTATAAGAATTCAACACAAATGAACAACTTGGCCGACAAACCgtaataaataagaaaatatggtCTGGATGGATTACTTAACAGGCTTATCGGGAACAAAGGGCATAAAGTGTCAGGGTCCCCGTcagccttcacctgcaaaaatGTCACTCGAAAAGACTTCAAATAACCACAAGACAATAGAAAATGTCTACAAACAGACTCCCAAAGACCACGAAAAGGGGCGAAACAACCCAAAGGGCTGCAAAATGACTGAAGCAATTTTGGCACCCAGCTGCCTATGTCACCTATAGGAAGATCCATACAGAAGATTTGTTGTGATGTTGTACATTACTGAATTTATATTTAACAGTGTGTTGAACAAAAACGCCTGTTCCTTATTAAAAGTCAAGGGAAGtcaaaacatatatatatatatatatatatatatatacacatatatacactgctcaaaaaaataaagggaacacttaaacaacacaatgtaaCTCCAAGTCAATCACACTTCTGTGAAATCAAACTGTCCACTTAAGAAGCAACACAGATTGACAATCAATTTCACATGCTGTTGTGCAAATGGAATAGACAACAGGTGGAAATTATAGGCAATTAGCAAGACACCCCCAATAAAGGAATGGTTCTGCAGGTGGTGACCACAGACCACTTCTCAGTTCCTATGCTTTCtggctgatgttttggtcacttTTGAATGCTGGCGGTGCTTTCACTCTAGTGGTAGCATGAGACGGAGTCTACAACCCACACAATTGGCTCAGGTAGTGCAGCTcatccaggatggcacatcaatGCGAGCTGtggcaagaaggtttgctgtgtctgtcagcGTAGTGTCCAGAGCATGGAGGCACTACCAGGAGACAGGCCAGTACATCAGGAGACGTGGAGGAGGCCGTAGGAGGGcaacaacccagcagcaggaccgctacCTCCGCCTTTGtgcaaggaggaacaggaggagcactgccagagccctgcaaaatgacctccagcaggtcacaaatgtgcatgtgtctgctcaaacggtcagaaacagactccatgagggtggtatatatatatatatatatatatatatatatatatatatatatatatacatatatatatatatatatatatatatgtatgtatatatatgtatatatatatatatatatatatatatatatatatacatatatacatatatatatatatatatacatatatatatatatacatatatatacatacatatatatacatatatatatacatatacatatatatatatatatacatatatatatatatatatatacatatacatatatatatatatatatatatatatatacatatacatatatatatatacatatacatatacatatacatatatatatacatatatatatatatatatatacatatacatatatatacatatacatatacatacatatacatatacatatatatatatatatatatatatatatatgtgtatatctatatatatatatatatatatatatacatatacatatacacatatatatatacatataaatatatatatatatatatatatacatatacatacacatatatatatatatatatacatatacatatatatatatatatatacatatacatatatatatatatatacatatatatatacatatacatatacatatatacatatacatatacatatatacatatatatatgtgtgtatatatatatatatatatatacatatatatatatatacatatatatatatatatatatatacacacatatatatatatatatatatatatatatatatatatatatatatatatatatacatatatacatatatacatatatatacatatatatacatatatacatatatatatatacatacatatatatatatatacatatatatatacataatatatatatatacatatatatatatatatatatatatatatatacatatatatatatatatatacatatatatatatacatatatatatatatatatatacacatatacatatacatatatatatatatatatatatatatatatatatatatatatatatatatatgtgtatgtacatatacatatatatacatatatatatacatatatataaatataatatatatatatattatattatatatatatatatatatatatatacatacatatatatatatatatatacatacatacatatatatatatatatatatatatctatatacatacatatatatatatatatacatacaaatatatatatatatacatatatatatatatatatatatatatatatatatatatatacatatatatatatatatacatatatatacatatatatacatatacatatatatacatatacatatacacatatacatatatatacatatacatatatatacatatatatatatatatacatatacatatacacatatacatatatatacatatacatatatatacatatatatatacatatatatacatatatatatacatatacatatatatatacatatacatatatatatacatatatatatatatacatatatatacatatacatatatatatatatatatatatatatatatatatatatatatatacacacatatacacatatatacatatatatatatatatatatatatatatatatatatatatatatatatatatatatatatggttgATATGTTGCaaattagcttagctttgcCCAAAGACTGATTTAGTTTTGATAAGCACTCTGTATTTCTTTCCTGTTCAGGATCCCCATCAGTTTTTACCGCAATAACAACTACTGCTCCTGGGGTCCTTAAGCTACAAGGGATCCTTTTTCTACTGGTTAAACAGAGACAGGCTGCTTGTCTGTCTCACTTGCTGTGCTAACAGTAGCTCTGACAGTCTATTCCACTTGTACAATAGATTTTAAccatgaattaattaattcattttccgTAATCCCGTTGGTGGTCgcaggggtgctggagcctatcccagctgacatttggtGAGAGAGATTTTAACCAGAACACTTAAAACActtagatatagatatagatatatagatagatatagatatagatagaagTGGAAGTCCCAAGTTCAGAATGGAGGACACCTCCTAAGGTGTTTAGAATGACTAAGccaagatcctgtgggactttaagatccagactgacaaactggtgatgaCTAACCCACCAGACATCGTGTTGACCGACAAACAGCAGAAGAAGACAGTGATGAGAGATGTAGCAATCCTGATCGACAGCAAGATCAGGAAGAGGGAACACAGGAgcttgaaaaataccaagggctgaaagaggaccaagaaaagatgtggggtgtaaaggcaacagtggtgccgGTGGTAATCTGAGTTCTGGGGGCTGTGACccacaaactgggagagtggctcaagcagattccaggtacaacgtctgaggtctctgtccagaagagtgcagtcctagggacagctaagatactgagcagaaccctcaaactcccaggcctctggaAGGGGACCCAAGCCTGAGGAAGACACAACACCACCCCCATGTGTGGATGAAAGATGGACAGTCCAACCCAAGGTTTACATGTTTGTTCGTTTTTTCTTAAAGAtattttggggggcattttttagcctttatttgataggacagacaagtgtgaaagggggagagagagggggagtgacatgcagcaaagggccacaggctggagtcgaacccaggccgctgcggcaacagccttgtacatggggcgcctgctctaccactaagccactgacgcccccaGGTTTACATGTTTAAAGCTCACATGTAAATATGATGAAATAATGTGATGTAACACAAGTGCACCAGCAATATCCAGTTTATTTACATATAGTCTTGCTTGTTGCTTCAACATGACAGAACAAAGCAATGATTTAGCCTTTAAATACATTTAGGTTTAGTTCATGGTAATATttacaacatttaaatgttCTTCCAAGAGGCAAAGCCAGATACTTAAACACAACCAATACACGTTTGGGAGTGAAAGTTCTCCaagtaacagaaaaaaaagaaacttaaaaCGCTCACTTTCCATTTaattcaaagaaaagaaaaacctctTCAGGGAAATATTCTTAGGGGGGGAAACTATCGTCACACACAGTGGACCATTAAGTGAGCCATGCTTCATATTCAAAATGGGGCCAAATGACAAAGAgggtataaataaaaaataccatcctggaagtatgagggcagggAAACTGCCTTAGggagaacaacaaaaaaacatccatcTTCATACAGTGACAACAGAGCTGCTTTAACCAATCATTAATAATGGGTAACAGTTGCCATCATTGGAGGACAGTGTTGCTTTGGCAACTTGGTATCAACCTCTGACCTTCACAGCTGTCCATTCCTGGCTCTGTGAACAGGTAGATTCTGAGCAGCGCCCCGTCCTCTTCGTCCACTGTATCCCCCTCTGAAGCCTTTGCCCCTCAGGAACCGCCCAGGGACCCCAAAAGTCTCCAGATTGCGCTTCCGCTCCTCTGCCCATGTCAGTCTGAAACTGTTGGtggacacaaaaacaagcaTGAGCCTGTAGCACC harbors:
- the LOC125892323 gene encoding calcium-responsive transactivator-like isoform X3, with the translated sequence MSVAFSSARPRSKGEVTQQTIQKMLDENHHLIQCIMDYQSKGKTAECTQYQQILHRNLVYLATIADSNQNMQSLLPAPPTPNMSMGPAGMGQSGGHAPSNLNDNMAPGLPPTSMMQSQMSNVSMMHQQSATPHYSSAQAGGQHYQGQQAMGMMGQGSQGNNMMSQRPMGSYRSTQQGSAQQYMGQDEFYGEQYGHTQSSSEPINRQYYPDGHGEYSYQQSSYGEQGYDRSFDESSQHYYEGGNSQYSQQQAQYQQGSGQQQPFSQQQYSSQQGYSAQPQGYGPGQGGSSQYSQYQQGQSQQYGSYRSSQGGPGAQTQRPYAYEQGQYGNYQQ
- the LOC125892323 gene encoding calcium-responsive transactivator-like isoform X2, which produces MSVAFSSARPRSKGEVTQQTIQKMLDENHHLIQCIMDYQSKGKTAECTQYQQILHRNLVYLATIADSNQNMQSLLPAPPTPNMSMGPAGMGQSGGHAPSNLNDNMAPGLPPTSMMQSQMSNGPSHAPMQQQSGQVQSAIPSASLSLPASSYGSSASGYSHAAPSSQGSMIQGPGPGYGSSSSSSSTSSSSSSSSSSRSNLNMQSNQVSMMHQQSATPHYSSAQAGGQHYQGQQAMGMMGQGSQGNNMMSQRPMGSYRSTQQGHGEYSYQQSSYGEQGYDRSFDESSQHYYEGGNSQYSQQQAQYQQGSGQQQPFSQQQYSSQQGYSAQPQGYGPGQGGSSQYSQYQQGQSQQYGSYRSSQGGPGAQTQRPYAYEQGQYGNYQQ
- the LOC125892323 gene encoding calcium-responsive transactivator-like isoform X1 — translated: MSVAFSSARPRSKGEVTQQTIQKMLDENHHLIQCIMDYQSKGKTAECTQYQQILHRNLVYLATIADSNQNMQSLLPAPPTPNMSMGPAGMGQSGGHAPSNLNDNMAPGLPPTSMMQSQMSNGPSHAPMQQQSGQVQSAIPSASLSLPASSYGSSASGYSHAAPSSQGSMIQGPGPGYGSSSSSSSTSSSSSSSSSSRSNLNMQSNQVSMMHQQSATPHYSSAQAGGQHYQGQQAMGMMGQGSQGNNMMSQRPMGSYRSTQQGSAQQYMGQDEFYGEQYGHTQSSSEPINRQYYPDGHGEYSYQQSSYGEQGYDRSFDESSQHYYEGGNSQYSQQQAQYQQGSGQQQPFSQQQYSSQQGYSAQPQGYGPGQGGSSQYSQYQQGQSQQYGSYRSSQGGPGAQTQRPYAYEQGQYGNYQQ